Proteins encoded in a region of the Deltaproteobacteria bacterium genome:
- a CDS encoding GNAT family N-acetyltransferase, which produces MDMDVVCSKITDFDTWIALAREVEPLFGPMADEIDFQEFLRQTISLNTAFCIYSEPNGDNRKLIGGVVISKETNEIAWLAVSQRYRRKGYGRKLIEFAMSNLNLRENIFVQTFDKSVSEGKSARNLYLDFGFTDIKNGGLNPAGVPTVIMQLEETKPI; this is translated from the coding sequence ATGGATATGGATGTTGTTTGTTCAAAAATAACTGATTTTGACACATGGATCGCACTTGCAAGGGAAGTCGAGCCATTATTCGGCCCTATGGCTGATGAAATTGATTTCCAAGAATTCTTAAGGCAAACCATTTCTTTAAACACTGCATTTTGCATCTATTCAGAACCGAATGGCGACAACAGGAAGTTAATAGGTGGTGTTGTAATTTCTAAAGAAACAAATGAAATAGCATGGCTCGCAGTATCACAACGATATCGTAGAAAAGGTTATGGTCGAAAATTGATCGAATTCGCTATGAGCAACTTGAATCTCCGGGAAAACATATTTGTTCAGACCTTTGATAAATCGGTCTCTGAAGGAAAATCTGCAAGAAATTTATATTTGGACTTTGGTTTTACGGACATCAAAAATGGTGGATTAAATCCCGCAGGGGTGCCGACCGTAATAATGCAATTAGAAGAGACAAAGCCTATCTGA
- a CDS encoding GNAT family N-acetyltransferase gives MEIAMQIFRQPAAPDVHRLLNDSDLPTADLTSQNFEHFFGCGSKQESKGVVGLEIYGSRALLRSLVVCESNRGRGCGKALVAEAERYAQGRGVRYIYLLTITAAKFFEGLGYTATAREEAPESIRATSEFSNLCPSSSAFMIKDLTPNHANSADTKSRGEIGGQIFIL, from the coding sequence ATGGAGATCGCGATGCAAATATTTCGGCAACCAGCCGCGCCTGACGTCCATCGTCTGCTCAATGACTCAGATTTACCAACCGCTGATCTGACATCCCAAAACTTTGAGCATTTCTTTGGGTGTGGTTCCAAACAAGAATCGAAGGGCGTGGTCGGATTGGAGATTTACGGTTCCAGGGCATTACTGCGCTCTCTCGTCGTTTGCGAAAGTAATCGAGGGCGCGGGTGCGGCAAGGCCCTTGTAGCCGAAGCCGAGCGCTATGCGCAGGGTCGGGGTGTGAGGTACATTTACTTGCTCACCATTACTGCTGCAAAATTCTTTGAAGGTTTAGGTTACACAGCGACTGCACGAGAGGAGGCACCTGAGTCGATTCGCGCCACATCGGAATTTTCTAACCTGTGTCCATCGAGTTCTGCATTCATGATAAAAGATTTGACGCCTAACCATGCTAATTCAGCCGACACCAAAAGCCGTGGGGAGATAGGGGGTCAAATCTTTATTCTTTAG